One Microplitis demolitor isolate Queensland-Clemson2020A chromosome 2, iyMicDemo2.1a, whole genome shotgun sequence DNA segment encodes these proteins:
- the LOC106693908 gene encoding uncharacterized protein LOC106693908 gives MALTVLLEIMLEIALNVLVLVLLEVLLEIELTVLLGVLLETALTVSLEIALEVSLKIVLKVLLPVLMEILLKVMLKITLPVLLEIVPTVSLEILLEVFLEITLTALMAVSLVILHY, from the coding sequence ATGGCGCTGACGGTTTTGCTGGAGATCATGCTTGAGATCGCGTTGAATGTATTGGTGCTGGTCTTGCTGGAGGTCTTGCTAGAGATCGAGCTGACGGTCTTGCTGGGGGTCTTGCTGGAGACCGCGCTGACGGTCTCGCTTGAGATCGCGCTTGAGGTCTCGCTGAAGATCGTGCTGAAGGTATTGCTGCCAGTCTTGATGGAGATCTTGCTGAAGGTAATGCTGAAGATCACGCTCCCGGTCTTGCTGGAGATAGTGCCGACGGTCTCACTTGAGATTTTGCTGGAGGTCTTTCTGGAGATCACGCTAACGGCATTGATGGCGGTCTCACTagtaattttacattattaa